A window of the Brachyhypopomus gauderio isolate BG-103 chromosome 14, BGAUD_0.2, whole genome shotgun sequence genome harbors these coding sequences:
- the ap1g2 gene encoding AP-1 complex subunit gamma-like 2, whose translation MSPSVRLQEMIRVIRSARTQGEERGLIQRECAAIRAQFRQSDNGARTHNLAKLLYVHMLGYPAHFGQMECVRLIASSRYSEKRIGYLGAMMLLDEKQDASLLITNSIKNDLSHNSQHVQSLALCTLACMGSAEMCRDLAPEIERLLRASDSYIKKKAILCAVHIVRKIPELGELFSPLACSLLSEKNHGVLHSAVVLITELCERNPDTLVQFRKTVPELVHIMRGLVMSGYSPEHNVAGISDPFLQVRILRLLRILGRNNDTASDAMNDLLAQVATNTDSSKTAGSAVLYETVLTVMDIRSESGLRVLAVNILGRFLLNNDRNIRYISMTSLQKIVQTDHTAVQRHRGTIVDCLKDQDASVKRRALELSLALVSAANIRTMMKELLVFLSTCPLELRAHTASGIFIAAERYAPSQRWHIDTILHVLVTAGGDVRDETVPNLIKLITTASELHCYTVHKLYRALITDISQQSLVQVACWCIGEYGDLLLKEECDDIEPMQITEDDVLDALETVLQSHRSSPASRAFALTATMKLSTRITNNVDRIRSIVSIYGSCIDVELQQRAVEYNALFKKYDHMRAAVLERMPVMDKNSSGDAHGDLTGEMTKDSNLSKPVPGELALVREPASQVCDLLDLLGQTDTAGEIIPAPGTSAPAPAGAHAGGDLLDLLGGFETTVVPSVTVYEKDGVTLKLRCDSQTETDVSLTFTACNSTPHDITKFTLQAAVPKSIQLQMKAPSGAVLPARGHGVVTQTVVLSNPNKANLKMRVRVSFSHQGTVCQDTVQIDSFPSPGGT comes from the exons ATGTCTCCGTCGGTGCGTTTACAAGAGATGATTCGGGTCATCCGAAGTGCCCGCActcagggagaggagaggggtctGATACAGAGGGAGTGCGCCGCCATTCGGGCGCAGTTCCGCCAGTCCGATAACGGGGCGCGCACCCACAACTTGGCCAAGCTGCTCTACGTGCACATGCTGGGCTACCCTGCACACTTTGGGCAG ATGGAGTGCGTCCGTCTGATCGCCAGTTCCAGATACAGTGAGAAACGTATCGGTTACCTGGGCGCTATGATGCTTTTGGATGAGAAACAAGATGCCAGTTTACTTATCACCAACTCCATCAAGAA CGACCTGTCTCATAACAGCCAGCACGTGCAGTCTCTGGCCCTGTGCACTTTGGCTTGTATGGGCTCAGCGGAGATGTGTCGAGACCTGGCCCCGGAGATCGAGCGTCTCCTCAGGGCCTCCGATTCCTACATCAAGAAGAAG GCGATTTTGTGCGCTGTCCATATTGTGCGGAAAATTCCAGAACTGGGCGAGCTGTTCAGTCCACTAGCGTGCTCCCTGCTCTCGGAGAAAAACCACG GAGTTCTTCACAGCGCTGTGGTTCTGATCACGGAGCTGTGTGAACGAAACCCAGACACCCTCGTTCAGTTCCGCAAG ACTGTTCCAGAGCTGGTCCACATAATGAGGGGTCTGGTCATGTCGGGTTACTCTCCAGAGCACAACGTCGCAGGCATCAGTGACCCTTTCCTTCAG GTTCGTATTCTCAGGTTGCTGAGGATTCTGGGTCGCAATAACGACACGGCAAGCGATGCTATGAATGACCTTCTGGCTCAG GTGGCCACGAACACGGACAGCAGTAAGACAGCAGGCAGCGCCGTGCTGTACGAGACGGTGCTCACCGTCATGGACATCCGATCAGAGAGCGGGCTCAGG GTTCTCGCTGTGAATATCTTGGGGAGGTTTCTTCTAAATAACGACAGGAACATCCG TTATATATCGATGACATCACTTCAGAAGATCGTTCAGACGGATCACACCGCAGTGCAGAGACACAGGGGGACCATCGTGGACTGTCTGAAGGACCAGGACGCTTCCGTCAAACG TCGTGCGCTGGAGCTGTCGCTGGCGCTAGTCTCCGCGGCAAACATCCGCACAATGATGAAGGAGCTCCTCGTCTTCCTCTCTACGTGCCCGCTGGAACTTCGAGCCCACACGGCATCTGGCATCTTCATCGCTGCTGAAAG gtACGCGCCCTCTCAACGCTGGCACATTGACACCATCCTGCATGTCCTCGTCACG GCAGGGGGCGACGTGAGAGACGAGACCGTGCCCAACCTCATCAAGCTGATTACCACAGCGTCAGAGCTGCACTGCTACACCGTGCACAAGCTTTACAGGGCACTGATCACCGATATCTCACAG caatCCCTGGTTCAGGTAGCCTGCTGGTGTATTGGGGAGTATGGTGACCTCCTGCTTAAGGAGGAATGTGACGATATTGAGCCCATGCAG ATAACGGAGGACGATGTCCTGGATGCCTTGGAAACCGTGTTGCAGTCTCACAGGTCGTCGCCGGCGAGCCGAGCGTTCGCCCTCACCGCCACCATGAAGCTGAGCACCCGCATCACCAACAACGTTGA CCGTATCAGGAGCATAGTTAGTATCTACGGCAGCTGCATTGATGTGGAgctccagcagagggcagtagaGTACAACGCCCTCTTCAAGAAATACGACCACATGAG GGCAGCTGTGTTGGAAAGGATGCCTGTCATGGATAAGAACTCGTCTGGAGATGCCCATGGAGACCTCACTGGAGAAATGACTAAAGACTCTAACCTGTCCAAACCAGTCCCTGGAGAGCTGGCATTAGTCCGAGAACCTGCGAGCCAG GTGTGTGACCTCTTAGACTTGCTGGGGCAGACAGACACGGCTGGTGAAATCATCCCTGCCCCGGGCACGTCTGCACCTGCCCCTGCTGGGGCCCACGCGGGCGGGGACCTGCTGGACCTACTGGGAGGATTCGAGACGACTGTTG TTCCCAGTGTCACAGTGTATGAAAAAGATGGAGTAACCCTGAAGCTGCGCTGTGACTCTCAGACAGAGACGGACGTCTCGCTCACCTTCACCGCCTGCAACTCCACTCCGCACGACATCACCAAATTCACTCTACAAGCAGCAGTACCTAAG AGTATTCAGCTTCAGATGAAGGCTCCAAGTGGGGCTGTGCTTCCAGCGCGAGGTCACGGTGTCGTCACCCAGACGGTTGTACTCAGCAATCCCAACAAG GCAAATCTAAAGATGCGGGTTCGAGTGTCCTTTTCTCATCAGGGCACGGTCTGTCAGGACACAGTGCAAATCGATTCCTTCCCCAGCCCCGGCGGGACCTGA
- the nedd8l gene encoding NEDD8 translates to MLIKVKTLTGKEIEIDIEPTDKVERIKERVEEKEGIPPQQQRLIYSGKQMNDEKTASDYKIQGGSVLHLVLALRGGVHVCRPSSHPVLT, encoded by the exons ATGTTGATTAAAGTGAAG ACGCTCACAGGCAAAGAAATTGAGATTGACATTGAGCCAACAGACAAG gTAGAAAGGATCAAAGAACGGGTGGAGGAAAAAGAGGGGATTCCCCCTCAGCAGCAAAGACTGATCTACAGTGGAAAACAGAT GAATGATGAAAAAACAGCGTCTGACTACAAGATCCAAGGTGGATCGGTACTGCATTTAGTCCTGGCGCTAAGAGGTGGTGTGCACGTCTGCAGACCCAGCAGTCATCCAGTCCTCACATGA